The Alphaproteobacteria bacterium genome contains a region encoding:
- a CDS encoding ABC transporter permease subunit (The N-terminal region of this protein, as described by TIGR01726, is a three transmembrane segment that identifies a subfamily of ABC transporter permease subunits, which specificities that include histidine, arginine, glutamine, glutamate, L-cystine (sic), the opines (in Agrobacterium) octopine and nopaline, etc.) encodes MSTEALAPPRRARFALPRSERAWRAFAIQAAVLVLIVAFLAWVAANVVTNIARLNINTGFSFLARPAGFEISQKLLNFGENASYFDVFLIALLNTGVLTAIAILFATILGFVIGLARLSSNRLVAGVAAGYVEIIRNVPLLLQLFYWYFAVLRPLPSPRQSLSLFDIAFLNKRGLYLPSPIFEPGFGALMLAIALMLLIGLVLLWMNQRHRARTGSGLHSVRLIALFLIVPPLTVAWLTGFPLSWDVPHLAGFNFNGGMTVIPEFVAMALALSLYGASYIAEIVRAGINAVPSGQIDAARAIGLRPGQTSRFIVIPQALRVILPPLGTQYIVLLKNSSLAAAIAYPDLMLVFGGTVLNQTGQPLEVMVITMASYVLIGLAIGGVINLLNRRVQLVER; translated from the coding sequence ATGTCGACCGAAGCCTTAGCCCCTCCCCGCCGCGCGCGCTTCGCGCTGCCGCGGAGCGAACGCGCCTGGCGCGCCTTCGCGATCCAGGCTGCGGTGCTGGTGCTGATCGTGGCGTTCCTCGCCTGGGTCGCCGCGAACGTCGTTACCAACATCGCGCGGCTCAACATCAACACCGGCTTCTCGTTTCTGGCGCGCCCGGCCGGGTTCGAGATATCGCAGAAGCTTCTCAATTTCGGAGAGAACGCGAGCTACTTCGACGTCTTCCTGATCGCGCTGCTCAACACCGGGGTGCTGACCGCGATCGCGATCCTGTTCGCGACAATACTCGGCTTCGTCATCGGTCTCGCGCGGCTTTCCTCGAACCGGCTCGTTGCCGGCGTTGCGGCCGGATACGTCGAGATCATCCGCAACGTTCCGCTGCTGTTGCAGCTCTTCTACTGGTATTTCGCCGTGCTGCGCCCGCTGCCGAGCCCGCGGCAGAGTCTCAGCCTCTTCGACATCGCCTTCCTCAACAAGCGCGGGCTCTATCTGCCCTCTCCCATTTTCGAGCCGGGCTTCGGCGCCCTGATGCTCGCCATCGCGCTGATGCTGCTGATCGGCCTCGTGCTGCTGTGGATGAACCAGCGCCATCGCGCCCGCACCGGCTCCGGCCTGCACAGCGTGCGCCTCATCGCGCTGTTTCTGATCGTGCCTCCGCTCACCGTCGCATGGCTCACCGGATTCCCGCTCTCATGGGACGTGCCGCATCTGGCCGGCTTCAATTTCAACGGCGGCATGACGGTGATCCCCGAATTCGTCGCGATGGCGCTCGCGCTCTCGCTCTACGGCGCGTCCTATATCGCCGAGATCGTACGCGCCGGCATCAACGCGGTGCCCTCCGGGCAGATCGATGCGGCACGCGCCATCGGCCTTCGCCCCGGACAGACCAGCCGATTCATCGTGATCCCGCAGGCGCTGCGCGTGATCCTGCCGCCGCTCGGCACGCAATACATCGTGCTGCTGAAGAACTCCTCGCTCGCGGCGGCAATCGCCTATCCGGACCTGATGCTGGTGTTCGGCGGCACGGTGCTCAACCAGACCGGCCAGCCGCTCGAGGTGATGGTCATCACCATGGCGAGCTACGTGCTGATCGGGCTCGCCATCGGCGGCGTGATCAACCTGCTCAACCGCCGCGTCCAGCTGGTGGAGCGGTGA
- a CDS encoding amino acid ABC transporter substrate-binding protein, which translates to MTRGFFAAVFAALLCASAQGATLDTIKQRGTVNCGTAPNLPGFAYTDDKNVRRGFDVDLCRALAAAVLGDADKVQLSPLGLRDGFATLTTGGVDVLTHRLTWTYNRDNGGGLDFLMVVYYDGQGFMVPKAMGVKSVNDLKGASICVAQGSTTELNIADYFRARKMDYRIVTFQDLDEARNAYDKGRCDAWTNDRSALAARGLQLKDRAAHVILPEIISKEPIGPIVRQNDSQWAHIVRWTFFALIAAEELGVTQANVDEMKKSEVPEIKRLLGVGDDLGQKNGLSADWAYQAIKQVGNYGEIFERHLGEGTRLGLSRGQNKLWKDGGLMIAPPFR; encoded by the coding sequence TTTTTCGCGGCGGTGTTCGCCGCGCTTCTCTGCGCGTCCGCGCAAGGCGCGACGCTCGACACCATCAAGCAGCGTGGCACGGTCAACTGCGGCACGGCGCCGAATCTGCCGGGCTTTGCCTACACCGACGACAAGAACGTGCGCCGCGGCTTCGACGTCGACCTCTGCCGCGCGCTCGCCGCCGCGGTGCTCGGCGATGCCGACAAGGTGCAGCTCTCCCCGCTCGGCCTGCGCGACGGGTTCGCGACGCTCACCACCGGCGGCGTCGATGTGCTCACCCACCGCCTCACCTGGACCTACAACCGCGACAACGGCGGCGGCCTCGATTTCCTGATGGTCGTCTACTACGACGGCCAGGGCTTCATGGTGCCGAAGGCGATGGGCGTCAAAAGCGTCAACGACCTGAAGGGCGCCTCGATCTGCGTCGCGCAGGGCTCGACCACCGAGCTCAACATCGCGGATTATTTCCGCGCGCGCAAAATGGACTACCGCATCGTGACGTTCCAGGACCTCGACGAGGCGCGTAATGCCTACGACAAGGGCCGCTGCGATGCCTGGACCAATGACCGCTCGGCGCTTGCGGCGCGCGGCCTGCAGCTCAAGGATCGCGCCGCGCACGTGATCCTGCCGGAGATCATTTCCAAGGAGCCGATCGGACCGATCGTGCGCCAGAACGACAGCCAGTGGGCGCACATCGTGCGCTGGACCTTCTTCGCGCTGATCGCCGCCGAAGAACTCGGCGTGACGCAGGCCAATGTCGACGAGATGAAGAAGAGCGAGGTGCCGGAAATCAAGCGCCTGCTCGGCGTCGGCGACGACCTCGGGCAGAAGAACGGCCTTTCCGCCGACTGGGCCTATCAGGCGATCAAGCAGGTCGGAAATTACGGCGAGATCTTCGAGCGCCATCTCGGCGAGGGCACGCGGCTCGGCCTCTCGCGCGGGCAGAACAAGCTCTGGAAGGACGGCGGCCTGATGATCGCGCCACCGTTCCGGTGA